Proteins from a genomic interval of Microbacterium phyllosphaerae:
- a CDS encoding LacI family DNA-binding transcriptional regulator — MSKKATVYDVAERAGVSIATVSRVLRQPDAVRPATRERVLDSVSELGYVPSGSARGLAERRTGVLGLYFPGFDASEDAPVLDVLAEGQADAPPFTVEQASDDADAPHPTMLFLDEVLRGAELEAWKQGFVLMIGVGRGDPARETVRDIAGRVDGLMVLAQSVPDDVLARLAQRIPVVVLSGPARGDTYDHVTVNNAEAMTELTRLVLAQADPGGIAFLGGPADSPDGAQRWEGFAAAVAEAGLSIDDVTVLRGDFTRASGQAAAEQLISRGAPSVLVAANDQMALGAIDAFHSAGIRVPDDVRVTGFDGLEAAALSRPALTTVRQPMIDLGRAAVQLLARRLEQPDADPMTVRLPLQILVRESSQRPG, encoded by the coding sequence GTGAGCAAGAAGGCGACCGTCTACGACGTCGCGGAGCGCGCCGGAGTGTCGATCGCCACGGTCTCACGCGTGCTGAGGCAGCCGGATGCCGTGCGCCCCGCCACCCGCGAACGGGTGCTCGACTCCGTCTCGGAACTCGGGTACGTGCCCAGCGGCAGCGCTCGCGGCCTGGCCGAACGCCGCACCGGAGTGCTGGGCCTCTACTTCCCGGGGTTCGACGCGTCGGAGGACGCCCCGGTGCTCGACGTCCTCGCAGAGGGGCAGGCCGACGCGCCGCCGTTCACGGTCGAGCAGGCATCGGACGACGCGGATGCACCGCATCCGACCATGCTGTTCCTCGACGAGGTGCTGCGCGGTGCCGAACTCGAGGCCTGGAAGCAGGGCTTCGTGCTGATGATCGGCGTCGGACGAGGTGATCCCGCCCGTGAGACGGTGCGCGACATCGCCGGTCGTGTCGACGGGCTGATGGTGCTCGCGCAGAGTGTGCCGGATGACGTGCTCGCCCGACTCGCTCAGCGGATCCCCGTGGTCGTGCTCTCGGGGCCGGCACGCGGCGACACCTACGACCACGTGACGGTCAACAACGCCGAGGCGATGACCGAGCTGACCCGTCTCGTGCTCGCGCAGGCCGACCCAGGGGGCATCGCCTTCCTCGGCGGCCCCGCGGACTCTCCCGACGGCGCACAGCGGTGGGAGGGCTTCGCTGCCGCCGTCGCCGAGGCGGGGCTCTCGATCGACGACGTGACGGTGCTCCGCGGGGACTTCACCCGCGCATCGGGTCAGGCCGCCGCCGAACAGCTCATCTCCCGCGGGGCGCCGTCGGTGCTGGTCGCGGCGAACGACCAGATGGCTCTCGGGGCGATCGACGCGTTCCACTCGGCGGGTATCCGCGTGCCCGACGACGTGAGGGTCACCGGCTTCGACGGCCTCGAGGCGGCCGCGCTGTCACGGCCTGCTCTGACGACCGTTCGCCAGCCGATGATCGACCTCGGTCGTGCCGCCGTGCAGCTGCTCGCACGGCGCCTCGAGCAGCCGGATGCCGATCCGATGACCGTGCGTCTGCCGTTGCAGATCCTCGTCCGCGAGAGCTCGCAGCGCCCCGGGTAG
- a CDS encoding class I SAM-dependent methyltransferase: MMAEADADIAAAYDARAMEYVAVAGSIEQMDARDAVVIAAWRDRTPGLLLDAGCGPGHWTEFLSPDGRAVQGIDLSAEFIATARAGHPGIRFDLGSFRDLPFEAGSVGGILAWYSLIHTPPDDIPGILDEFARVLAPGGSILIGFFDGEPREPFSHAVAPAYFWSAEALAAVLAAAGFEVVSSETRGRESGEISARPHGSLIARAAAGTLVHTQPEEDRA, from the coding sequence ATGATGGCCGAGGCCGATGCCGACATCGCGGCCGCGTACGACGCGCGGGCGATGGAGTACGTCGCGGTGGCCGGCTCGATCGAACAGATGGATGCGCGGGATGCGGTCGTCATCGCCGCTTGGCGTGACCGCACACCGGGCCTGTTGTTGGATGCGGGATGCGGCCCCGGGCATTGGACGGAGTTCCTGTCGCCCGATGGGCGCGCAGTGCAGGGGATAGACCTCTCGGCGGAGTTCATCGCGACCGCGCGCGCCGGCCATCCCGGCATCCGGTTCGACCTCGGTTCGTTCCGCGACCTGCCGTTCGAGGCAGGGTCGGTCGGCGGCATCCTCGCCTGGTACTCGCTGATCCACACCCCGCCCGACGACATACCCGGGATCCTCGACGAGTTCGCCCGTGTGCTCGCCCCCGGCGGCAGCATCCTCATCGGGTTCTTCGACGGAGAGCCGCGCGAGCCGTTCTCGCACGCTGTCGCGCCTGCGTACTTCTGGTCCGCCGAGGCGCTCGCCGCGGTCCTCGCCGCTGCCGGCTTCGAGGTGGTGTCGAGCGAGACGCGCGGCCGGGAGTCCGGCGAGATCAGCGCCCGCCCTCATGGCTCGCTCATCGCCCGCGCGGCGGCGGGTACCCTGGTGCACACGCAACCGGAGGAGGACCGAGCGTGA
- the rsmI gene encoding 16S rRNA (cytidine(1402)-2'-O)-methyltransferase, with amino-acid sequence MIILAATPIGNLGDVSRRLVEVLENAEVVVAEDTRTTGRLLQALQITNRPRLIALHDHNEKQKAAELAALAVETDVVVVSDAGMPAISDPGYALVAEAVAQGVTVTAIPGPSAVLMALSISGLPTDRFTFEGFLPRKPGERRSTLRALAAEPRTMVFFESPARLASSLADMGAAFGDDRRIAVCRELTKFYEEVRRGTSAELVEWATAGVKGEIVVVVEGAPHREASADDALAQVQRLVASGVRLKEACAEVAAATGLSSRDLYQAALAARSS; translated from the coding sequence GTGATCATCCTCGCCGCAACACCGATCGGAAACCTCGGGGATGTCTCGCGTCGCCTCGTCGAAGTGCTGGAGAACGCCGAGGTCGTCGTCGCGGAGGACACACGCACCACCGGACGGCTGCTGCAGGCGCTGCAGATCACCAATCGGCCGCGGCTGATCGCGCTGCACGACCACAACGAGAAGCAGAAGGCCGCCGAGCTCGCGGCGCTCGCCGTCGAGACCGATGTCGTCGTGGTCAGCGATGCCGGGATGCCGGCGATCAGCGATCCGGGCTATGCGCTCGTCGCCGAGGCCGTCGCGCAGGGCGTGACGGTGACGGCGATCCCGGGGCCCAGTGCCGTGCTGATGGCGCTGTCGATCTCGGGATTGCCGACGGACCGCTTCACCTTCGAGGGGTTCCTTCCGCGAAAGCCCGGGGAGCGGCGCTCGACCCTGCGCGCGCTCGCCGCAGAGCCCCGCACCATGGTCTTCTTCGAATCGCCCGCGCGCCTCGCCTCGTCGCTCGCCGACATGGGGGCGGCCTTCGGTGACGACCGCCGCATCGCGGTGTGCCGCGAGCTCACCAAGTTCTACGAAGAGGTGCGCCGCGGCACGTCGGCCGAGCTCGTCGAGTGGGCGACAGCGGGGGTCAAGGGCGAGATCGTGGTCGTGGTCGAGGGCGCGCCCCATCGCGAGGCGTCGGCGGACGACGCGCTGGCGCAGGTGCAGCGGCTCGTGGCATCCGGAGTGCGTCTGAAGGAGGCGTGCGCCGAGGTCGCTGCGGCCACCGGCCTGTCGTCCCGCGACCTCTACCAGGCAGCACTCGCGGCCCGCAGCTCGTGA
- a CDS encoding dolichyl-phosphate-mannose--protein mannosyltransferase codes for MTAPVPLLPPPEERLTRYGQLRDRILQDHDWGRMLRWFAPLVVTALAAVLRLVNLGHPHQLAFDETYYVKDAWSLWTLGYEGTWGKDANEAFITLQELPLSDVGSFIVHPPLGKWLIALGMAVGGPDNTVGWRIAVALLGTATVLLVYLVARRLTGSIVVATVAGTLLAIDGLSIVMSRTALLDGPLTFFLMLGALFILYDRDRVIPVLERADPDSPDPLWGPVLWRRPWLIAAGLALGAACAVKWSGLYALAAFGLYVVVTDALARRRAGVVLWPTAAAFRQGPVSFVLLVFPALGVYLASWTGWLVTSGGYARQSDPNPLIALWNYHEAILNFHVGLIKGHPYASPAWEWPFLLRPTAVWVGSDPGPCGVDHCIAVISTIPNPIIWYAGVAAAVYLIYRLVRGWIDRTPVGPALTFPLVGLAATYVPWLLFPERTIFQFYTVAMAPFLVIGLAVVLRQIAGRREDPLHRRQSGERTVFIFLAVVVLISAFFYPVWTGMSVPYDFWLLHNWMPGWI; via the coding sequence GTGACCGCGCCCGTGCCCCTGCTGCCTCCTCCCGAGGAGCGACTGACGCGCTACGGGCAGCTGCGCGACCGCATCCTGCAGGACCACGACTGGGGACGGATGCTGCGCTGGTTCGCACCCCTCGTCGTGACCGCTCTGGCCGCGGTGCTGCGCCTGGTCAACCTCGGGCATCCGCACCAGCTCGCGTTCGACGAGACGTACTACGTCAAGGACGCGTGGTCGCTGTGGACCCTGGGGTATGAGGGCACCTGGGGCAAGGACGCCAATGAGGCGTTCATCACCCTGCAGGAGCTGCCGCTGTCGGATGTGGGCTCGTTCATCGTGCATCCGCCCCTCGGCAAATGGCTGATCGCTCTCGGCATGGCCGTCGGCGGACCCGACAACACCGTCGGGTGGCGGATCGCCGTCGCGCTGCTCGGCACCGCGACCGTGCTGCTCGTCTATCTGGTCGCCCGCCGCCTGACCGGATCGATCGTCGTCGCCACCGTCGCCGGAACCCTGCTCGCGATCGACGGCCTCAGCATCGTGATGAGCCGCACCGCCCTGCTCGACGGTCCGCTGACGTTCTTCCTGATGCTCGGAGCACTGTTCATCCTGTACGACCGCGACCGGGTGATCCCGGTGCTCGAACGGGCAGATCCCGACTCTCCCGACCCCCTGTGGGGGCCGGTGCTGTGGCGCCGCCCGTGGCTGATCGCCGCAGGCCTCGCTCTCGGCGCAGCCTGCGCCGTGAAGTGGTCCGGCCTCTACGCCCTCGCGGCCTTCGGGCTCTACGTCGTGGTCACGGATGCTCTCGCGAGGCGCCGCGCCGGAGTGGTGCTGTGGCCGACCGCTGCGGCGTTCCGCCAGGGCCCGGTGTCGTTCGTCCTGCTCGTGTTCCCCGCGCTCGGGGTGTATCTCGCCAGCTGGACGGGATGGCTGGTGACCTCGGGCGGATATGCGCGCCAGAGCGACCCGAATCCGCTGATCGCGCTGTGGAACTACCACGAGGCGATCCTGAACTTCCACGTCGGGCTCATCAAGGGCCACCCGTATGCGAGCCCCGCCTGGGAGTGGCCGTTCCTGCTGCGCCCCACCGCGGTGTGGGTGGGATCCGACCCCGGGCCCTGCGGCGTCGACCACTGCATCGCCGTGATCTCGACGATCCCGAACCCGATCATCTGGTACGCCGGAGTCGCGGCAGCCGTCTACCTGATCTACCGGCTCGTGCGGGGCTGGATCGACCGGACGCCGGTCGGACCGGCGCTCACGTTCCCCCTGGTCGGGCTCGCGGCGACCTACGTGCCCTGGCTGCTGTTCCCCGAGCGCACGATCTTCCAGTTCTACACGGTGGCGATGGCGCCGTTCCTCGTGATCGGACTCGCCGTCGTGTTGCGTCAGATCGCCGGGCGGCGGGAGGATCCCCTGCATCGACGGCAGTCCGGCGAACGCACGGTGTTCATCTTCCTCGCCGTGGTGGTGCTGATCTCCGCCTTCTTCTATCCCGTGTGGACCGGGATGAGCGTTCCCTACGACTTCTGGCTGCTGCACAACTGGATGCCGGGCTGGATCTGA
- a CDS encoding Lrp/AsnC family transcriptional regulator, which yields MRIDRLDAELIRMLTESPQLPILECARRLGIARGTATSRLARLHEGGVIEAIVPRVDPAGFGYGVVAFCLVEIDQKVGHDDVASALADAVPEIVDMHTVTGASDMQLRLVARDATQLQEVLDRVALVPGVSRTASSIAMRTHLSGRVLPLVEHVAGDVD from the coding sequence ATGCGCATCGATCGCCTCGACGCCGAGCTCATCCGGATGCTCACGGAGTCGCCGCAGCTGCCGATCCTGGAGTGCGCGCGCCGACTCGGCATCGCCCGCGGCACGGCGACCAGCCGTCTCGCCCGTCTGCATGAGGGCGGGGTGATCGAAGCGATCGTGCCGCGGGTCGACCCTGCGGGCTTCGGGTACGGCGTCGTGGCGTTCTGTCTCGTCGAGATCGACCAGAAGGTCGGTCATGACGATGTCGCCTCCGCGCTCGCCGACGCGGTGCCCGAGATCGTCGACATGCACACCGTGACCGGGGCGAGCGACATGCAGCTGCGGCTGGTCGCCCGCGACGCGACGCAGCTGCAGGAGGTGCTCGACCGCGTCGCCCTCGTGCCGGGCGTCTCACGCACGGCGTCGTCGATCGCGATGCGCACTCACCTGTCGGGTCGGGTGCTGCCGCTGGTCGAGCACGTCGCGGGAGACGTCGACTGA
- a CDS encoding amino acid permease — translation MTEVPTTTTTTKGLHPGLTRRQISMMGLGGAIGAGLFVGSGQAISIAGPAVLISYLVAGGIVVLVMAMLAEMVAARPSSGAFSSYAQKAMGRSAGSAVGWLYWIQLVVVIAAEATGAGGIVSAWIPGIPAWVWVLVFVVALTAVNLFGVRNYGTFEFWFAAIKVAAIIVFLVVGVCAIVGFIPGVPATGIGNLVDNGGFAPNGMTGIAAALLIVVFAFGGTEVVAIAAAESDDPARNIRRIVREVLVRILIFYVGSIFVIVSVLPWNDPAVKDGPFSAVLDTLQLPGVGLVMDVIVVIALLSAMNANIYGASRMAYSLGERGLAPLAATRTTRNGVPVVAVLASVAFGFITVGLNWAFPDVVLPALLNVVGSTLLVIWTATAVSQIILRRRADRTGERMPMRMWGFPWLSWLCLALLAGVIALTMVDEAARVQLLLTIGLTVVLLVVARLTRDVSRPGVARERGGAVED, via the coding sequence ATGACCGAGGTCCCCACCACCACGACGACGACCAAGGGGCTGCATCCGGGGCTGACCCGTCGCCAGATCTCGATGATGGGGCTCGGCGGCGCGATCGGCGCGGGTCTCTTCGTGGGCTCGGGGCAGGCGATCAGCATCGCCGGTCCCGCCGTGCTCATCTCGTACCTCGTCGCCGGCGGCATCGTGGTGCTGGTCATGGCGATGCTCGCCGAGATGGTCGCCGCCCGACCGAGCTCGGGGGCGTTCAGTTCGTACGCGCAGAAGGCGATGGGACGCAGCGCCGGCAGCGCGGTCGGCTGGCTCTACTGGATCCAGCTGGTCGTCGTGATCGCGGCGGAGGCCACGGGAGCCGGTGGCATCGTCTCGGCCTGGATCCCCGGCATCCCCGCGTGGGTGTGGGTGCTCGTCTTCGTCGTGGCGCTGACGGCCGTGAACCTGTTCGGTGTGCGCAACTACGGCACGTTCGAGTTCTGGTTCGCCGCGATCAAGGTCGCCGCGATCATCGTGTTCCTCGTCGTCGGGGTGTGCGCCATCGTCGGCTTCATCCCCGGGGTGCCCGCCACCGGTATCGGCAACCTCGTCGACAACGGAGGCTTCGCCCCGAACGGCATGACCGGTATCGCGGCCGCCCTCCTGATCGTGGTCTTCGCGTTCGGAGGCACCGAGGTCGTGGCGATCGCGGCCGCGGAGTCCGACGACCCCGCTCGCAACATCCGCCGCATCGTGCGCGAGGTTCTCGTGCGCATCCTGATCTTCTACGTCGGCTCGATCTTCGTGATCGTGTCGGTGCTGCCGTGGAACGACCCGGCCGTCAAGGACGGTCCCTTCTCCGCCGTGCTCGACACGCTGCAGCTGCCCGGCGTCGGCCTCGTGATGGACGTCATCGTCGTGATCGCACTGCTGTCGGCCATGAACGCGAACATCTACGGAGCGTCGCGCATGGCCTACTCGCTCGGCGAACGCGGTCTCGCTCCGCTCGCGGCGACCCGCACCACCCGCAACGGCGTGCCCGTCGTGGCCGTGCTCGCCTCCGTCGCGTTCGGGTTCATCACGGTGGGACTCAACTGGGCGTTCCCCGACGTGGTGCTCCCGGCGCTCCTCAACGTCGTCGGGTCGACGCTGCTGGTCATCTGGACGGCGACCGCGGTGTCGCAGATCATCCTCCGCCGCCGTGCCGATCGCACGGGCGAGCGGATGCCGATGCGCATGTGGGGCTTCCCCTGGCTGTCGTGGCTGTGCCTGGCGCTGCTCGCCGGCGTCATCGCGCTCACGATGGTCGACGAGGCCGCACGCGTGCAGCTGCTGCTCACCATCGGGCTCACCGTCGTCCTGCTGGTCGTCGCCCGCCTCACGCGCGACGTCTCGCGACCCGGCGTCGCCAGGGAGCGCGGGGGAGCGGTCGAGGACTGA
- the hisC gene encoding histidinol-phosphate transaminase: MPLPTRAGLDAVPAYRQGRSAPAGASKLSSNESPHPPLPSVVEAVQQRLSSIHRYPDMSAAALRERLAERYDVDPAVVTVGAGSVELASQLIHAVAGEGDEVMFAWRSFEAYPSLVRIAGATPVAVPLNSDHAHDLDAMLAAITPRTRLIFVCNPNNPTGTVVGAAELEAFVAAVPRDVLVVIDEAYVHFDRTESYGAGVELFHRHPHVAVLHTFSKAYGLAGLRIGYALAPVEIAENQRKVAVPFGVTDLAQTAALASLDAEGELAVRIDEVVVQRDRLHSLLVTAGWPAVASQANFVWVPAGDRTDELELLLREGGVITRAFPGEGVRISAGSAEDIDRVQSALSTQTAPQEARA; this comes from the coding sequence ATGCCCCTCCCCACCCGTGCCGGACTCGACGCCGTGCCTGCCTACCGCCAGGGGCGCTCCGCCCCGGCCGGCGCCTCGAAGCTCTCGTCCAACGAGTCGCCGCACCCGCCCCTCCCGTCCGTCGTCGAGGCCGTGCAGCAGCGGCTCAGCTCGATCCACCGCTATCCCGACATGAGCGCCGCGGCACTCCGCGAGCGTCTGGCCGAGCGCTACGACGTCGACCCCGCCGTCGTCACCGTCGGCGCGGGCTCGGTCGAGCTCGCGTCCCAGCTCATCCATGCGGTCGCCGGTGAGGGCGACGAGGTGATGTTCGCCTGGCGCTCGTTCGAGGCGTACCCGTCGCTGGTGCGCATCGCCGGGGCGACTCCCGTCGCGGTGCCGCTGAACTCCGACCACGCGCACGACCTCGACGCGATGCTCGCCGCGATCACCCCTCGCACGCGCCTGATCTTCGTGTGCAACCCCAACAATCCGACCGGGACGGTCGTCGGGGCCGCAGAGCTCGAGGCTTTCGTGGCCGCAGTGCCGCGCGATGTGCTCGTCGTCATCGACGAGGCCTACGTGCACTTCGATCGCACCGAGTCGTACGGCGCGGGTGTCGAGCTGTTCCACCGGCATCCGCACGTCGCCGTGCTGCACACCTTCTCGAAGGCGTACGGCCTCGCGGGGCTGCGCATCGGGTACGCGCTCGCGCCCGTGGAGATCGCCGAGAACCAGCGCAAGGTCGCGGTGCCGTTCGGCGTGACCGACCTCGCGCAGACGGCCGCCCTCGCCTCGCTCGACGCCGAGGGCGAGCTCGCCGTGCGCATCGACGAGGTCGTCGTGCAGCGCGACCGACTCCACTCGCTGCTCGTCACGGCGGGGTGGCCCGCCGTCGCGTCCCAGGCGAACTTCGTATGGGTGCCGGCCGGTGATCGCACCGACGAACTCGAGCTCCTGCTGCGTGAGGGCGGCGTGATCACGCGGGCCTTCCCCGGTGAGGGCGTGCGCATCTCCGCAGGATCCGCCGAAGACATCGACCGCGTGCAGTCCGCGCTCTCCACCCAGACCGCTCCGCAGGAGGCACGCGCATGA
- a CDS encoding thioredoxin domain-containing protein: protein MTNRLADTLSPYLRAHADNPVDWYPWGPEAFAEAQRRDVPLLISIGYSTCHWCHVMARESFADPATAALIDRDFVAVKVDREEHPDVDGAYMAAASAFTQNLGWPLTVFTTPRGRTFYAGTYWPPEARQPMPAFRDVLAAVNEAWTVRRAQAEESADAVTDALSRAAASTPSDLPDAAALAAAADTIAQREDTLFGGFGGAPKFPVATTLSLLQTPLVRREAPDAAAAAGRALAAMAASDLRDADGGFFRYATQRDWTIPHYERMLTDNAQLLVVALDAGEEATARGVAGFLLDALRREGGGFGAAQDSESWIDGQRSEGGYYLRPVSERAGLVPPAVDGKVITGWNGLAVAALARAGAALGESSWVQAAVDAAAFVLRVNRDSTGALVRASLDGVASGAVATAADVALLADGLFALAVATGEAAWAVEARALLDTAIEGLDGDPLLAAHGIAASPDQTDGDLPSDAAAVAAAALTAWRLGAGDRYREAAAGRVRQHAAQAVSQPFAHGSLLRVAAGLVDAPRQLVVVTQTPDGALASAARAADADVIAIVTPAQAGAFAEAGFELFEGKGDAGELAFDCRSFVCRLPVSDPAELPLSR from the coding sequence ATGACCAACAGGCTCGCCGACACGCTCAGCCCCTACCTGCGGGCACACGCCGACAACCCGGTCGACTGGTACCCGTGGGGGCCCGAGGCATTCGCCGAGGCGCAGCGACGCGACGTGCCGTTGCTGATCTCGATCGGCTACTCGACCTGCCACTGGTGTCATGTGATGGCGAGGGAGTCCTTCGCCGACCCGGCCACGGCCGCACTGATCGACCGCGACTTCGTGGCGGTGAAGGTCGACCGTGAGGAGCACCCAGATGTCGACGGCGCCTACATGGCCGCGGCATCCGCGTTCACGCAGAATCTCGGCTGGCCGCTGACGGTGTTCACGACGCCGCGAGGGCGCACCTTCTACGCCGGCACGTACTGGCCTCCCGAGGCACGGCAGCCGATGCCGGCGTTCCGCGACGTGCTCGCGGCGGTGAACGAGGCATGGACCGTGCGCCGCGCGCAGGCCGAGGAATCGGCGGATGCCGTGACCGATGCTCTCTCGAGAGCGGCGGCATCGACGCCCTCCGATCTGCCGGATGCGGCGGCCCTCGCCGCGGCCGCCGACACCATCGCCCAGCGCGAGGACACACTGTTCGGCGGGTTCGGCGGCGCACCCAAGTTCCCCGTCGCGACGACGCTGAGCCTGCTGCAGACCCCGCTGGTGCGACGAGAGGCTCCGGATGCCGCGGCGGCGGCCGGTCGGGCGCTCGCCGCGATGGCGGCATCCGATCTGCGCGACGCCGACGGCGGGTTCTTCCGCTACGCGACGCAGCGCGACTGGACGATTCCGCACTACGAACGGATGCTGACCGACAACGCCCAGCTGCTGGTGGTCGCGCTCGATGCGGGTGAGGAGGCGACCGCTCGGGGTGTTGCGGGCTTCCTCCTGGATGCTCTGCGTCGTGAGGGCGGCGGCTTCGGCGCCGCGCAGGACTCGGAGTCGTGGATCGACGGGCAGCGCAGCGAGGGCGGGTACTACCTGCGGCCGGTGTCGGAGCGGGCGGGACTCGTGCCGCCCGCTGTCGACGGCAAGGTCATCACGGGCTGGAACGGGCTGGCCGTCGCCGCGCTCGCTCGCGCGGGTGCCGCGCTCGGCGAGAGCTCATGGGTGCAGGCCGCGGTCGACGCCGCCGCGTTCGTGCTGCGGGTCAACCGGGATTCGACCGGGGCCCTCGTGCGCGCGTCTCTCGACGGCGTCGCGTCGGGGGCGGTCGCGACGGCCGCCGATGTCGCGTTGCTCGCCGACGGTCTGTTCGCGCTGGCCGTGGCCACGGGCGAGGCGGCGTGGGCCGTCGAGGCACGTGCGCTGCTCGACACGGCGATCGAGGGACTCGATGGCGATCCCCTGCTCGCCGCGCACGGCATCGCCGCATCGCCCGACCAGACCGACGGAGATCTGCCGTCGGACGCGGCGGCGGTGGCCGCTGCGGCGCTCACGGCGTGGCGGCTCGGCGCGGGGGACCGGTATCGGGAGGCCGCTGCCGGTCGTGTGCGCCAGCACGCCGCGCAGGCCGTGTCGCAGCCGTTCGCGCACGGCAGTCTGCTGCGGGTGGCAGCGGGTCTCGTCGATGCACCGAGGCAGCTCGTCGTCGTCACGCAGACGCCCGACGGTGCACTCGCGTCCGCTGCACGTGCGGCCGACGCGGACGTGATCGCGATCGTCACCCCCGCACAGGCGGGGGCGTTCGCGGAGGCCGGCTTCGAGCTGTTCGAGGGCAAGGGCGACGCGGGGGAGCTGGCGTTCGACTGCCGCTCGTTCGTGTGTCGGCTGCCGGTGAGCGACCCCGCCGAGCTTCCCCTTTCGCGCTGA
- the msuE gene encoding FMN reductase: MTAPYRVVAVSGSLHEPSKTTALVRAIAAAVAERAEVEIEVIELTDIGPSLAGALRRDHLPANVEEKLLAIEAADLLIVGSPVYRASFTGLFKHLFDFVGQYELVGKPVLLAATGGGERHALIIEHQLRPLFAFFQALTLPLGVYASDTDFDGYVIASDVLHARIALAAERALPLVGYAASRPAEQLLVS, translated from the coding sequence ATGACAGCTCCCTATCGCGTCGTCGCCGTGTCCGGCTCTCTGCACGAGCCCAGCAAGACCACGGCGCTGGTCCGTGCGATCGCCGCGGCCGTCGCCGAGCGTGCCGAGGTCGAGATCGAGGTCATCGAGCTCACCGACATCGGCCCCTCGCTCGCGGGGGCTCTGCGCCGCGACCATCTTCCGGCGAACGTCGAGGAGAAGCTCCTGGCCATCGAGGCCGCAGACCTGCTGATCGTCGGCAGTCCCGTCTACCGTGCCTCGTTCACGGGTCTGTTCAAGCACCTGTTCGACTTCGTCGGTCAGTACGAGCTCGTCGGCAAGCCTGTGCTGCTCGCGGCGACCGGTGGCGGCGAGCGTCACGCACTGATCATCGAGCACCAGCTGCGTCCGCTGTTCGCGTTCTTCCAGGCGCTGACCCTGCCCTTGGGCGTCTACGCCAGCGACACGGACTTCGACGGCTACGTGATCGCGTCCGACGTCCTTCACGCACGCATCGCGCTCGCGGCTGAACGGGCATTGCCGCTCGTCGGCTACGCGGCCTCGCGGCCCGCGGAGCAGCTCCTCGTCTCCTGA
- a CDS encoding aldo/keto reductase, which produces MTIPALELNDGHSIPQLGYGVFKVPADETERAVSEALEIGYRHIDTAAIYGNEEGVGAAIASSGIARDELFITTKLWNDRHHDDEPNAAIAESLEKLGLDVVDLYLVHWPTPAKDDYVHAFAKLVELREAGLTRSIGVSNFLVPHLERVVAETGVTPAVNQIELHPAYQQRDVVSWATEHGIRIESWGPLGQGKYDLFGTPAIAEAAAAHGVTPAQAVLRWHLQKGFIVFPKSVRAERLRENLDVFGFELTDAEIASIDALDPLDGSGRVGSHPDDVN; this is translated from the coding sequence ATGACGATTCCTGCACTCGAACTGAACGACGGCCACTCCATCCCGCAGCTCGGCTACGGGGTGTTCAAGGTTCCGGCCGATGAGACAGAGCGGGCCGTGAGCGAGGCGCTCGAGATCGGGTACCGCCACATCGACACCGCTGCCATCTACGGCAACGAAGAGGGCGTCGGCGCAGCCATCGCCTCCTCCGGCATCGCCCGCGACGAGCTGTTCATCACCACGAAGCTCTGGAACGACCGCCACCACGACGATGAGCCGAACGCGGCGATCGCCGAGAGCCTCGAGAAGCTCGGGCTCGACGTCGTCGACCTGTACCTCGTGCACTGGCCGACCCCCGCGAAGGACGACTACGTGCACGCCTTCGCGAAGCTCGTCGAGCTGCGCGAGGCCGGTCTCACCCGCAGCATCGGCGTCTCGAACTTCCTCGTGCCGCACCTCGAGCGCGTGGTCGCCGAGACGGGCGTGACCCCCGCGGTCAACCAGATCGAGCTGCACCCCGCCTATCAGCAGCGCGACGTCGTCTCCTGGGCGACCGAGCACGGCATCCGCATCGAGTCGTGGGGTCCGCTCGGACAGGGCAAGTACGACCTCTTCGGCACCCCGGCGATCGCCGAGGCCGCGGCCGCGCACGGCGTGACCCCCGCGCAGGCGGTGCTGCGCTGGCACCTCCAGAAGGGCTTCATCGTCTTCCCGAAGTCCGTGCGCGCCGAGCGCCTGCGCGAGAACCTCGACGTGTTCGGGTTCGAGCTGACGGATGCCGAGATCGCCTCGATCGACGCTCTCGACCCGCTCGACGGTTCGGGCCGTGTCGGCTCGCACCCGGACGACGTCAACTGA